In Phycisphaerae bacterium RAS1, the genomic window AGCGCGTCAAAATCCCAGAAGCTCGACTCAACCCACGGGCTGACAATCTCGGTGAAGCCCATCTCCAGAAACACGCGCCGGACGCGGTCGAGCGTGCGCTGGAAGGCATGCTCCTTACCGGGGTAGAGCTTCTTGGCGGCGAGCGTTACGTCGTAGGGCTGCAAGTCGACGCTTCGCCAGCCGCCATCGGCCAGGAGCTCAGGCGTCAGTTGCGTGACGCTCAGACGACCGCTGACGCCGCGCTCGGCGAGCGTGCGGCCGGCGTCGGTCAGCGTCGCCCGCCGCGCCGTGCGCGACTTGATGACGAGAAAGTCCTTGCGTTTCGCAAGCAGATCGAGGGCGGCGTCAACCGCGATTCCCAGGTCCGAGAGTTCGGCCCGTGTGGCGACTTTCCCATTCGCGAGCGCCTGCAGCAGCGCCTCATCCGGCTGAGTCTGCCCCCTGGCCGCGCGACCCGCGTCCGTCAGCACGAGCAAGTCCGCTTCCTTCCTGGCCCACCCCCGTTGCGCGAGCCAGCGAAGCGACTGTCCGACAGCACCGGCATTCAGCGGGCAGTGTTGCGGAATCTCAGTCAGCCGGGACTGCCCGCCCTGGGCGGTCAGCACATCGACGATCACCCGTTCGGGCAGCGGGGAGGTGGCGTAGACGGCGCCCTCCTGCCCAAGCCGGATCTCTTCAAAAGCGACCTCATCGATGCGGACAAGCCCGGCTTGTTCGAGCGCCGAGCACGCGGCGGTTACGGGCGATTGGTCGAGCCCGAGGGTCTGGACGATCTCTGCCAACGGTGCGGCGCCGCCGGCGGCCAGAAGCACCTTGAAGACGTCCGCCTGCGTCTGGGGAAGCTGCATGAGGGCCCTTTCAGGAGCCTGGTTGTGTATCCTGCATCGGAGATTACGACAAGTCCGTGCGGGAAGAAAGCGACCAGCGGCCGGAGGGGCGGCTCGCGCGATCGCAAGAAAGTCTGCCGCAGCCCGTGGCGTAAGCCCGGCGCAACGGGTATGTTATTACGCATCAGAGGTCGAGAGCCGCGCGGGCTCCGGTCGGGCGTGGAAGCGCCGGACCTGGGGCCACGGGGTTCTTTTTCGCCCGCGGACGGGCGTTGCCCGCGGGTTCTTGGGCCACTTGGAGAGATGTGTGGGAAAAATGCTGCGCGTGCACATCCTGGCCAAAGAGCTCGGAGTGCCCAGCAAGGACATCATCGACAAATGCCACGCCGAAGGCGTTGAGCTGAAAAACCACATGGCGGCCATCTCGGCCGGCCTGGCCGAGTCGATCCGTGAGTGGTTTTCCGTCGGCGATGATGTCACCACGGTCGAAGTGGCCGAAAAAGTCGATATCGAACGCATTCGAAAGCCCCGCCGGAAGCTCGCCGCCGCTGCGCCAGACACCGAGCCGCAATCGGCTGAGGCAGCCGAAACGACATTCGACGAGACCCACGCGGTGACAGTCGAGGGCGCGGAGCCGGAAGCGGCGCCGAGCGAAGCGCCCGAGGTTCATGCTCCGGTCGAGATTCCCCCGCCGTTGATCGTGGTTCACGCGCCCGAGGCAATTCCCGCCGCGGCAACCTCGGACGAACCGATGCCGCAGCCGCTGATCGCGCCGCTCGAGGAACCGGGCGGCGCGGCGGCGCTCGCGGCGCGGGCCGAGCCCGTGCCGACGGCGGGGTCTGCCCCGACCGAAGTAGCGCCCGTGCCGGGTGATCGCGCGCCGCTGCCACCGCCCGCGCCGCCGCCCTCGTCAGTCCGACCGGCGGGGCCGCAACTGGTGCCGCGTCCGGCGGAGCTGAAGGGGCCGCGCGTCGTGCGGATCGAGGCGCCCGAGCCGCTGCGCCCGCCGCCGCGTCCGCGCCCAGCCGGTACCGATACGCGTGTTCCCATGCCGGAAATGCCGGCGGCGTCGCTGGTGCGCAAGCGCGGCGGCCGCCCGACGGGCGAAGAAGAGGCCGAAGCGGCCAAGGCTCGCTCGCGGAGTCCGCGCCGCAGCAGCAACATCAGCGACATTGACGCCCGCGAACGCGAATGGCGCGAGCAGGACCTGATCGAGCGCAAGGAGCGCTTGTCTGCGGCGACCGGCCACGGGTTGCGCGATCGCCGCGCCGCCGAGCAGCGCCGCAAGGCGCACACCGGTCCGGGCCACATGGCGCCCGCGGGGAAGAAGGCCGCGACCCAGATTGCCACTCCGATCGGCTTAAAGGACTTCTGCTCGGCCGTGGGCGTGCCCTTCCCGCAGATCGCCAAGAAGCTGATCGAGTCGACCGGGCAGTTGTGGACGATCGCGCAGTCGATCGACACGGAGCAGGCCGAGCTTCTGGCGGTCGAGCTGGGTCTGTCGATTGAGATTGTCAAGAAAAAGAGCGCCCTGGAACAGCTCGAAGACGAATTCGCGACGCGCGAGCGGCCGAACCTCAAGCCCCGTCCGCCGGTGGTTGCGATGCTGGGCCACGTCGACCATGGCAAGACGTCGCTGCTGGACGCGATCCGCAAGACCCACGTGGCCAAGGGCGAGGCCGGCGGCATCACGCAACACATCGGCGCGTATCGCATCGACCGGGGCGACTGGCACGTGACCTTCCTTGATACGCCCGGCCACCAGGCTTTTACGTCGATGCGCGCCCGCGGCGCCAACCTGACCGACGTGGTCGTGCTGGTGGTCGCGGCG contains:
- the infB gene encoding Translation initiation factor IF-2, whose protein sequence is MGKMLRVHILAKELGVPSKDIIDKCHAEGVELKNHMAAISAGLAESIREWFSVGDDVTTVEVAEKVDIERIRKPRRKLAAAAPDTEPQSAEAAETTFDETHAVTVEGAEPEAAPSEAPEVHAPVEIPPPLIVVHAPEAIPAAATSDEPMPQPLIAPLEEPGGAAALAARAEPVPTAGSAPTEVAPVPGDRAPLPPPAPPPSSVRPAGPQLVPRPAELKGPRVVRIEAPEPLRPPPRPRPAGTDTRVPMPEMPAASLVRKRGGRPTGEEEAEAAKARSRSPRRSSNISDIDAREREWREQDLIERKERLSAATGHGLRDRRAAEQRRKAHTGPGHMAPAGKKAATQIATPIGLKDFCSAVGVPFPQIAKKLIESTGQLWTIAQSIDTEQAELLAVELGLSIEIVKKKSALEQLEDEFATRERPNLKPRPPVVAMLGHVDHGKTSLLDAIRKTHVAKGEAGGITQHIGAYRIDRGDWHVTFLDTPGHQAFTSMRARGANLTDVVVLVVAADDGVMPQTIEAMNHAKAAGVQIVIALNKCDLPGIDFNKIYGQLSEQGLTPSEWGGTTDVIKTSATKGQGVDDLIAHLSTLSELLDLKADPSVPAHGTVIEAQMREGQGIVAQVLVREGTLKTGQHIVCGPGSAKIRALRGDYGRPTREAGPSTPVEVVGLDELPQAGDRLFVVDDPSRAKEIAAEVRQARREASLLAARKPRSLEDLLAVGDHEKIPELNVIVKADVQGSVDVLRKSLSEFPADKARLVVLHAGVGVITEADVALAQASKAIIFGFHVVAEDRARQLADQVGVEIRVYRVIYEMLDDVHKALAGLLAPLSKQETRGAAEVRQIFNTKYGVIAGCAVKSGTVARSHKVRLLRDGRIVLDNGSLESLKRFKDDAREVRAGLECGMKLANFDDIKPGDVIETFEVVEIAQDL
- the pheS gene encoding Phenylalanine--tRNA ligase alpha subunit — protein: MQLPQTQADVFKVLLAAGGAAPLAEIVQTLGLDQSPVTAACSALEQAGLVRIDEVAFEEIRLGQEGAVYATSPLPERVIVDVLTAQGGQSRLTEIPQHCPLNAGAVGQSLRWLAQRGWARKEADLLVLTDAGRAARGQTQPDEALLQALANGKVATRAELSDLGIAVDAALDLLAKRKDFLVIKSRTARRATLTDAGRTLAERGVSGRLSVTQLTPELLADGGWRSVDLQPYDVTLAAKKLYPGKEHAFQRTLDRVRRVFLEMGFTEIVSPWVESSFWDFDALFQPQDHPARDMQDTFYISRPERSKLPDAELVERVKAAHETGGDTGSTGWQYRWRRELAAKPVLRTHTTAATIRALSKHASGTTGKYFVIGPVFRRETVDYKHLPVFHQVDGIIVDPHASLTTLLGTLKAFYRKMGFDDVHINPSFYPYTEPSAEVLVHLESRNEWVEMGGSGIFRPEVTLPLGLGDRVLAWGLGLERLAMMIHNLSSIGQLYFATMPWLREAPLSRA